From Pempheris klunzingeri isolate RE-2024b chromosome 18, fPemKlu1.hap1, whole genome shotgun sequence, a single genomic window includes:
- the naga gene encoding alpha-N-acetylgalactosaminidase produces MHLAVLLFALALSVVTFALDNGLMRTPPMGWLAWERYRCDIDCTNDPKNCISENLFIDMADRLSEDGWRELGYVYVNIDDCWSSKKRDEEGRLQPDPKRFPGGIPKLARYMHDRGLKLGIYGDMGTYTCGGYPGTTLDKIEIDAQTFADWGVDMFKFDGCYSNASEQEQGYPLMSKALNATGRPIGYSCSWPAYQGGLPPKVNYSQLGEICNLWRNYGDIEDSWDSVLNIIDWFFENQDVLSAAAGPGRWNDPDMLVIGDFGLSMDQSRAQMSLWAIMAAPLFMSNDLRTISSGARSILQNKMVISINQDPLGIQGRRILKEKSGIEVFWRPLSDNASALVFFSRRHDMPYRYQTSLKKLSYPSGSYTIFDVFTGKTTALKDSTDFVVSVNPTGVVMWYVSAPAKMNLRQFYRGGRLLGSYHDDENGIPRVFL; encoded by the exons ATGCATTTGGCGGTGCTTCTGTTCGCATTGGCGCTCTCCGTGGTCACCTTTGCCCTCGACAATGGACTGATGAGGACCCCTCCCATGGGCTGGTTGGCATGGGAACGATACCGCTGTGACATTGACTGTACAAACGACCCCAAGAACTGCATCAG tGAGAATCTGTTCATCGACATGGCGGACAGACTCTCAGAGGACGGCTGGAGGGAACTTGGCTACGTCTATGTGAACATAGACGACTGCTGGTCCTCCAAAAAGAGAGACGAGGAGGGACGGCTGCAGCCTGACCCTAAAAG GTTCCCAGGAGGCATCCCTAAGCTGGCACGCTACATGCACGACAGGGGTCTCAAGCTGGGGATCTACGGGGACATGGGCACGTACACCTGTGGGGGTTACCCCGGCACTACGCTGGACAAGATCGAGATTGACGCTCAGACCTTCGCCGACTGGGGGGTGGACATGTTTAAATTTGATGGCTGTTATTCGAACGCCTCAGAGCAAGAGCAGG GTTACCCTCTCATGTCAAAGGCTTTAAATGCTACCGGTCGTCCCATTGGCTACTCCTGCAGCTGGCCTGCTTACCAGGGTGGCCTGCCACCTAAG GTAAACTACTCTCAGTTGGGTGAGATCTGCAACCTGTGGCGTAACTATGGCGACATCGAGGACTCTTGGGACAGCGTCCTTAATATTATTGACTGGTTCTTTGAGAACCAGGATGTCctttcagctgcagctggaCCTGGAAGGTGGAACGACCCTGATATG CTGGTTATTGGCGACTTTGGCCTCAGCATGGACCAGTCTCGGGCTCAGATGTCTCTGTGGGCGATTATGGCTGCACCCCTCTTCATGTCCAATGACCTGCGCACCATCAGCAGTGGTGCCCGCAGCATCCTGCAGAACAAAATGGTCATCAGCATCAACCAGGACCCCCTGGGTATCCAGGGAAGACGCATCCTAAag GAGAAGAGTGGCATCGAAGTGTTCTGGCGCCCCCTGTCAGACAATGCCAGTGCATTGGTGTTCTTCAGTCGGCGCCATGACATGCCCTACCGCTACCAAACCTCCCTCAAAAAACTCTCCTACCCGTCCGGTAGCTACACG ATCTTTGACGTCTTCACTGGAAAAACCACGGCGCTGAAAGACTCCACTGACTTTGTGGTGTCGGTGAACCCCACTGGTGTGGTCATGTGGTATGTCTCCGCGCCCGCCAAAATGAACCTCCGGCAGTTCTACAGAGGGGGCAGACTCCTGGGATCTTACCATGATGATGAAAACGGCATTCCTCGTGTCTTCCTTTGA
- the LOC139218020 gene encoding uncharacterized protein, with protein sequence MAETSLGVFGVVKTILQSAAAGFTFAEAALFALVPTLTEDDVLLTAANLAAGRVGSTGVGVVTACLVFTSALISLGCGFLLAAMAMKLWTAGGVRLPWVVEATTGASVVVGAVSTGVAMGILPPWICIVAQGILVLIVYSYSNINNVTTALLIIFTTLYLSIEYGRMGAIVGLYAVGLTISGLCALRKALTEKITQRPNTECRLLERIFFYCVFVGILGFSVGVGAGEAGEGSEAEVVLMLQSVLWVTFLSAGLLGAGLGTVAMVGLGPEAAGKVAVGAAVISSVSLRIILQSSSSLGSRSSVGGVLGAATAAGVSLGAAGVAARQAFGSRNSALAVLGSVVCGAVLAVRGVTLTETLPTTSELITITLAAVGAFVLGAPKSPFHTQVNLQRGHLTGPELIKGIGMETVTAAAAPIGAAALGAAALGTAALGRLGTVGVLVAILLALGSTLSGMIGKSPSTTSVHRD encoded by the exons ATGGCAGAAACCAGCCTGG GTGTTTTTGGTGTGGTGAAGACAATCCTACAAAGCGCAGCAGCAGGTTTTACTTTTGCCGAAGCTGCTTTATTTGCACTTGTGCCCACACTGACTGAAGATGACGTCCTGCTGACTGCTGCGAACCTGGCTGCTGGGCGAGTCGGCTCCACGGGGGTCGGGGTAGTGACCGCATGCCTCGTGTTCACCTCAGCGCTCATTTCTCTGGGATGTGGGTTCCTCCTCGCTGCCATGGCGATGAAGCTGTGGACTGCAGGTGGAGTGAGGTTGCCGTGGGTAGTTGAGGCCACAACAGGAGCCTCTGTCGTGGTGGGTGCTGTTTCTACTGGAGTGGCAATGGGCATCCTTCCCCCATGGATCTGCATCGTCGCCCAAGGCATTCTGGTCCTGATAGTCTACTCATATTCCAATATTAACAACGTGACAACAGCTCTGTTAATCATCTTCACCACTCTGTACCTCAGTATCGAATATGGAAGAATGGGAGCCATAGTTGGACTCTACGCCGTTGGATTGACCATCTCAGGGCTTTGTGCCCTTCGAAAGGCTCTGACAGAGAAGATAACACAAAGACCAAACACTGAGTGCCGACTTTTGGAGCGTATATTCTTctactgtgtttttgtgggcATACTGGGATTTTCAGTAGGAGTGGGAGCTGGTGAAGCAGGAGAAGGGTCTGAAGCAGAGGTGGTCTTGATGCTGCAGTCTGTCCTCTGGGTGACCTTTCTGTCTGCAGGGCTGCTAGGGGCTGGCCTGGGAACAGTGGCCATGGTCGGGCTGGGGCCAGAGGCGGCTGGAAAGGTCGCTGTGGGAGCTGCTGTAATATCATCAGTTTCCCTGAGAATCATTCTGCAATCAAGCTCCTCTCTTGGGTCCCGGAGCAGTGTGGGGGGAGTGTTAGGAGCAGCTACAGCTGCAGGGGTGTCACTTGGGGCTGCAGGCGTCGCGGCAAGACAGGCGTTCGGATCAAGAAATTCAGCTTTAGCAGTTTTAGGTTCAgttgtttgtggtgctgttctTGCAGTGCGAGGTGTAACTCTGACAGAAACTTTGCCAACAACATCAGAACTTATAACAATCACCCTCGCTGCAGTAGGGGCATTTGTTCTGGGCGCACCAAAGAGTCCATTTCACACTCAGGTTAATCTACAAAGGGGCCATCTCACGGGGCCAGAGCTAATTAAAGGCATCGGCATGGAGACGGTcaccgcagcagcagcacctaTCGGAGCTGCTGCACTTGGGGCCGCAGCGCTGGGTACCGCAGCTCTGGGGAGGCTGGGGACTGTGGGAGTTCTGGTGGCTATATTGTTGGCTTTGGGAAGTACTCTTAGTGGCATGATAGGAAAATCACCATCGACAACAAGCGTACACAGAGACTGA